Proteins from one Telopea speciosissima isolate NSW1024214 ecotype Mountain lineage chromosome 1, Tspe_v1, whole genome shotgun sequence genomic window:
- the LOC122660915 gene encoding protein ROH1-like, producing the protein MPATEFQGSSVPLGFLSRPILSIRRNQIVSMEGNSDQDDFELFQKHVSDRFLDLSSSLTTTTTTTTTSSDAAASAATSNDVDNFLSIAWLRKLLDVFLCCEAEFKAVIFLGRDASQMSKPPLDRLTPELLDRTVKALDICNTITHGIEMLHHWQKLAEIALSALKQSPLGEGQVRRAKKALHSLLSSMTIDDKDAATSKMAERTWSFGRRGSGSAAIAAAVSKERRPAGPPRLFTSWSVPKNWSASKQIQAMSSNLVIPRGTDSTGMAMPVFIMSTVLVFVAWTLVAAIPCQDRTGLLTHFALPRQLGWAGPIIGLQERISEEWKKKEKKKSAGLLDEMQRLERCGQSLMELTDSIQFPAEEEKLEEIGVQVTELAEMCKKMEEGLLPLQRQLREMFHRIVRSRTEILGVLEQNDKHSSLVL; encoded by the coding sequence ATGCCCGCAACGGAATTCCAGGGTTCCTCCGTTCCCTTAGGATTTTTAAGCCGGCCGATCCTCAGTATCCGCAGAAACCAAATCGTCTCCATGGAAGGAAACTCAGACCAAGATGATTTCGAGCTCTTTCAGAAACATGTCTCCGATCGTTTCCTCGATCTCTCCTCCTCCctcaccaccactaccactaccactaccacctcCTCCGACGCTGCTGCCTCTGCCGCCACCAGCAACGATGTCGACAACTTCCTTTCCATCGCTTGGCTCCGGAAGCTTCTCGACGTATTCCTCTGTTGCGAAGCCGAGTTCAAGGCTGTCATCTTCCTCGGCCGCGACGCTTCCCAAATGTCCAAGCCTCCccttgatcgccttacccctgaaTTGCTCGATCGCACGGTCAAAGCCCTCGACATCTGCAACACCATCACCCATGGCATCGAGATGCTCCACCATTGGCAGAAACTGGCTGAGATCGCACTCTCGGCACTCAAACAGAGTCCTCTAGGAGAAGGCCAGGTTCGGCGTGCAAAGAAGGCTTTGCATTCGCTGCTCTCCTCCATGACCATCGACGACAAGGACGCTGCGACCAGTAAGATGGCGGAACGGACGTGGTCTTTCGGCCGGAGAGGGTCAGGTTCCGCTGCCATAGCCGCCGCTGTTTCCAAGGAGCGGAGACCTGCCGGGCCTCCCCGGCTGTTCACTTCGTGGAGCGTTCCGAAGAACTGGTCAGCTTCCAAGCAAATCCAAGCGATGTCCTCCAATCTGGTGATACCACGTGGGACGGACTCTACAGGAATGGCCATGCCAGTCTTCATCATGAGCACGGTTCTGGTGTTCGTggcgtggaccttggtggcggCGATCCCGTGCCAGGACCGGACCGGACTCCTGACCCATTTCGCTCTGCCTAGGCAGCTGGGCTGGGCGGGACCCATAATTGGGTTGCAGGAAAGGATCTCAGAggagtggaagaagaaggagaagaagaaatccgCAGGGTTACTGGACGAGATGCAGAGGTTGGAGAGGTGTGGGCAATCGTTGATGGAATTGACGGACTCGATTCAGTTCCCGGCGGAAGAGGAGAAGTTAGAGGAGATAGGTGTGCAGGTGACTGAGTTGGCGGAGATGtgcaagaagatggaagaaggttTGCTTCCCTTGCAGAGGCAACTCAGGGAAATGTTTCACCGGATCGTGAGAAGCAGGACAGAGATCCTTGGTGTCTTGGAACAAAACGATAAACATTCCTCGCTGGTTTTGTAA
- the LOC122642829 gene encoding uncharacterized protein LOC122642829: MASVVSFSSVSPHFHSHHRGVTFRSLSRPKICIFRCSEKNQTPTSNSTSSINPTSESDNVLLRLAWYGSELLGIAASFVRSPSNAGAPGTDLELEEDGQGVVDRTQVVETIKDDFQRSYFVTGNLTLAAYEEDCEFADPAGSFRGLRRFKRNCSNFGSLIEKSNMKLMRWENFEDKGIGHWRFSCILSFPWRPILSATGYTEYYFDDQSGRVCRHVEHWNVPKMTLLKQILKPSRGLWSKKSAN; the protein is encoded by the exons ATGGCTTCCGTAGTATCCTTCAGTTCTGTTAGTCCCCACTTCCACTCCCATCATAGAGGTGTCACTTTCCGATCACTGTCTCGACCAAAAATCTGCATTTTCAGGTGTAgtgaaaaaaaccaaaccccAACAAGTAATTCTACTTCATCCATCAATCCAACTTCCGAATCCGACAACGTGTTACTCAGGCTGGCCTGGTATGGCTCCGAGCTACTTGGGATTGCAGCATCGTTTGTCCGTTCGCCGTCAAATGCTGGAGCTCCCGGCACGGATCTTGAGCTTGAGGAAGATGGGCAGGGAGTGGTTGATCGTACCCAGGTTGTCGAAACCATTAAGGACGACTTCCAAAGATCGTATTTTGTTACAG GAAATCTGACACTCGCTGCATATGAAGAGGACTGTGAATTTGCTGATCCAGCAGGTTCCTTCAGAGGGCTTCGCCGTTTCAAAAGGAACTGTTCTAATTTTGGGTCCTTAATTGAAAAGTCAAATATGAAACTTATGAGGTGGGAAAATTTTGAG GATAAGGGAATTGGACATTGGCGTTTCAGTTGCATCTTGTCGTTTCCATGGAGGCCCATTCTTTCAG CTACTGGATATACAGAATATTACTTCGACGATCAATCTGGAAGGGTGTGCAG GCATGTAGAGCACTGGAATGTTCCAAAAATGACTCTACTGAAACAAATACTAAAGCCTAGCCGGGGCCTTTGGAGTAAGAAGTCTGCAAATTGA